One genomic window of Cellulophaga sp. Hel_I_12 includes the following:
- a CDS encoding ubiquinol-cytochrome c reductase iron-sulfur subunit, whose translation MERKEFLKTLGAGAAFAITFSCLHGCSDKGGGENPLIPELPGEGFTVDLNAASSANLQNNGGFIFVKSKQTFTENDVIVVRNLEGNIVAASKICSHEGNPNIDFFEENGGIFECDVHGARFNQAGQPLNSVTTNPLKIFQTELLPNNILRIFE comes from the coding sequence ATGGAAAGAAAAGAATTTTTAAAAACCCTAGGTGCTGGAGCTGCTTTTGCTATAACTTTTTCATGTTTACATGGGTGCTCAGATAAAGGTGGAGGAGAAAATCCATTAATACCTGAACTTCCAGGAGAAGGTTTTACGGTCGATTTAAACGCAGCGAGTTCAGCAAACCTTCAAAATAATGGCGGATTTATTTTTGTGAAATCAAAACAAACCTTTACAGAAAACGATGTTATTGTGGTTCGTAATTTAGAGGGTAATATAGTGGCTGCTAGTAAAATTTGTAGTCACGAGGGAAATCCTAATATTGACTTTTTTGAAGAAAATGGAGGAATTTTTGAATGTGATGTTCACGGAGCGCGTTTCAATCAAGCCGGTCAACCTTTAAATTCGGTCACGACAAATCCACTAAAAATATTTCAAACTGAACTTTTGCCTAACAATATCTTGCGTATTTTTGAATAA